The genomic interval GGCTAGTAGTAGTTGGGCGAAGAATTGGGGGCGGAGACGCATCAGTGGGTTGGGGTGAGTGGGCAGCTCACTTTCTTCTCGGATAGGTGAGAAGGGAGTGAGAATGAGGAGGGTTGTGAGAAGGGAAGAATGATGTGATGATTGTGATCGATCTGACAGGATGTTCCCGTTGCAGATGTGTTGCTTGGTTCTCTTTTGATGCTTGGGGCGTTTTAAGGTTTGAGAATGGCTTGGGATGATTTACCGTACAGGTGAGGCTTGTCGATGGAGATATTCTTGTATGTGCTGGTGTTTCCACTGAATCATGATGCTTGATGGAGACTGGAAACGTCTAGAACAGACGACAATTTTACCTACGGTGTAGCTGAGGTGAGGCTAGCTGTTCACCTTGGATGTGGTCTGTGCACTATCTCTAAATGTTTGCCAAGAAAGACCCTTTGAACCCGTGAGTCTGACAGAAATGGCGACATCAACGGTGTTgattgattttttttttcggaaAGCCCATTTAAAATTTTCACGATATATCCTGATGGCGGTATTGACAGGTGTGTGACCCGCAGCTAAGGCAGGTTACACTGCTAATTTGGAGCGATATGCGTGGTTGtctctgctgctggttgTCATCGGTGGTGCTCATGGTTCGCACAGGGACCCGATCACGCAATATGCTAGCTGGATGACTCCAGGCCTTCTTTTAATGGGCCTGAATTCTTTGCTCCTTCCCGCTCCCGACGGTAACCAGGTGTCTCTGGAAATCCAGTGGGCATCGTCGCTTCCCGAAATGCACTTCCCACTCTGACAGGCTCCTTCCTGAAAGTCTTGACCAGCTAGGTGACCGCTGAAAccttcctctttctttcatcttcttcttgattgATCGAGACGAGACTTCGCTGGCGGCTTGCGACGCGTGGTCGAGAACGTGGTGTGGCAGCCTCGCAGCACGAATCAACCCCGACATGACTTCCCCACGGCTCTGaaccaaccacagcagcatgtTGGGCAACAAGATCAGGGTCCAGCTTCGCTATGGGGTAAAAGAAAACAGGAAGAGAGCGGGACAAGCACCCGGCCTCCCTCACTCTCCCCTTGGCCAGACCACCGGCCAGTCCTGTGGCTAGGGAAAGTCTGCAGAAGCACTTCAGCTTGCCTGCAGACGGGGGGTCAACGTGGGGGTAAGCGACTATTCTTCCGTCTTGTTACACATGTCCACCCTTTCGAGTTGGATGTACCAGTCTCTCGAAGGTATCCCGTGTCAGACGGGAACATGCCATTGCAGAGTGCAGTGATCTGCTCCGCGGAACTGCTCACGGCATCCCCCACGCACGCTTTGCTGACCTGTGCTGATCAGAGTGGGTGATAGTCTAACTCGTGGTGTTGGATACCTGGAGTAACAAGCCTCGGCTCTTCACTTTGACCCACGGGACGTTAGGCGTCTGGCCAGTCACTCACCTTGTgtctttgatcttgttggCGAGAATCTCGAAGAAAAGCCATCGCCATTTACAGTACCCTATTCAAGAAAACTACAGAGACGGTATACTTCCCCTCAAGGTTTCAAGCTCAATTCAAACAAACGTCTTCCCACCAACACGACTACGCGAAATGATCCTAGCACACCGAGCCGACCCTCCGTATTCAGTTTGCCACGTTCAGCCCACACATACATATCCTTCGACCGGTCTGAAGCCCCCACGAGACAATTTACAGTCGCTATTGAATACGTTCGGCATGATGCGAGTTCAATATGCCCGAATGCCCCTCAGTCTGACCCGTTGCGTGTTCTTGTCTGTTGGGGACCGACACGGAATGTAACGGCTCCTTCACGCGGCCCCATCCGTCGCAACGTTCCGATGATATAGTAGCAGATGTCGACAAGTCTGCACGAGTTTCGTCATTCGAAATATCCGACGGCAAGGCGCTCAGAAAGGGATAATCCAGTGACTCTACCCGATGGTACCGGCAGCTGCTCTTGATATTCAAGGGTTGACATCCACCAGTTTTAGGTTCACACAAGTCTGGTTGAGTAACGCCACTTTCATCACACTCAATACGAACCAAGACCGAACACAAGACCAGGCCACACTATTTGATTTGAATTCCGGGCGCCCATATTCGTGGCGTGCGTAGTATAGCGGTATTACATTCTGCTCTTCGAGCGAAGGACCTAGGTTCGATTCGTAACCACTCACCACACAGCACATTTGGCTTTCAGCGTTTGCTTTTGTGATTTTTCTAttttatcttttttatatCCTCCCAGAAGGTCTTTGCTTTTGACATTCAACTCATtacccccaaaaaaaaaaaaaacaagcccTCTTCCTACTTACAATTGTGTCTTCAATTCAGCAATACCTAAGTATTCCACAGGCATCTCGCGAAGCTTTCAGACCACATTTTATGCATATGATCATTGCGGCCAATGGGATCATGCCGCGCGCGAGTTCGCTCATGGTTTCAACAAGTCTCACgatccaacagcagcaccaacagcgAAGCAGAGAGTGGTAAAGTGTATTGCACAAAGACTCAGTTTCATCGAATGCTCGAGACTAAACACATAACATACATCATCTCTCTTGCTTTTAAAAAGCAGCCCCAATTACAGCGGTGATCAACAAAGCCCCAGTCATAATCCACCAGTTGGCGGCATCTCGGCCAGCAGAAtttcctccatcaccaccacctccattACCACCTTCGTTTCCTTCTTCATTGTCAtttcctccatcaccgccatcaccaccatcgcccccATGGCCACCATTACCGCCATCATTaccgtcctcgtcatcgtcaactTCCCTTTGCGAGGTGTTGACTCTCATGCACAGGAGTCTCTTCGGGGCATCAGTGGGAAAGCCGCCGTTGAGAGACCTTACCAACTGCACAGGTGCGTTGACAAGCATCATGTGGATGGCATTGTGATAGTTCTCGTATATGGTCTCGTTGTCGAGATCAGAGTACTCGTCGCTCTGCAGGGAGAAAAACATTGACCCGGATCTTGCCTTGCTGAGATCCACAAACGTTCGACCAGGTAGCAGTCTTGAGTCGGCCATGTACCCGAGAGATGAAGCACACTCTGGTGCATCTGTCCAGGTCCCACCAGGGTTCTGGCAAGGTCCACCGTTGTTCAAGCCTGTGCTTCTGATGATGGAGTTGACACAGTCCGGGCCTAAAATCGGAACACAGGAAGTGTCATCCGTATCTTCGTCAGTccagaggttggtgatgttggctgGCCAGCCACGGTCTGTCAGCAGGAACTGAACGGTGCAGAATGAATTGTTTCCCAGTTCGGGAAGGGCTTCCGCAAGAGTGCTGTTTCGAGGAGCACCTCCCCATGTCAAGTCGTACGAGGTGCGGACGGTGAAGTCATCGGACCTGTTGTTGAATGGGTCGGTCAGGCTGTCACTTATGTTGACCCCTGTTACGAGCAACGCTTGTTAGTATACCACTTTTATGTTGGAGACAAGGTGGTAAACATACGCCATGTCCATTCGAGATCAGCAAGCGGAAGGACATCGGGGTACGGGTTGAAGGTGATGTTTCGAGTCGcgtttgggttttggagagCCTGTTCCGCGATCTCAAGACGGGTTTGGGCAGATGCAAGCGTCAGGAGACTGGCGGCGGCTAGTGCCGTTGCTTTGGAGAAAGAATGCATCTTCACTGCGGCGTCTCTTGATTTGAGGTGCATGTTGATAAGCTACCCTGGGATGGACCCAACTGGATGCTGGGCTCTTTTATCCTCAACAGAGCCTCAGTCAAACTTCGACAAAGGCACACAGGGCTCTCAGTCGTCAGCCAAGTCGATATTCAGGCAGTGCGAGCGGCAATGCATCCTTCGACCAAAGGTTTGACAGGCTTGTTACAAACAGAGTGGCAGGGTTCACCGTTTGTGGAGGTCACAGTTGAGGGAAAAGTGCAACCTTCTCTTTAGGGCCATTGCCTACTGTCGAATCATTCGGTTTGTGTTCTTTTTCTGATCGAGTAAAACGGCGAatgttggtgtggttgaaAGGGAGCAGTGATGATGGCCTAGGAATCCTTCTGCTCGAAACGACGTCAGCCAAGCCAAGATTTTCAACGGCTTTGACCTTTATGTATATTGCTGGGAATCAAAGCACCAACAGACAATGCAGACCCAAACATTCTCAACCTCGAGCACTGCCGACCACCCGGGCCTGGCAAGCATCACTGAGACAGACGTGCATGTTATGTCCGAGTTGGGCCGTTGCGACGTTGTAGCTGTGTAACCGGGAAGCCAAGGTTTGAGATCCGAGTGGATGAATCAGCTAGGGAACCCAACCCTGGATGTAAGACAAGAGGCGATGTCTATGACGGTGTGTCGCCGTATGTATTTGCGGCGTGGGTATAGTGTTGCTGGTATCTCGGTGAGCCACGAGCAACGAACATATCGCATCGACGATCGAGGTTCATCGGCTGCCAAAAGGGGAGGTGGCCTCTCTGAATTCAGGTGCCTGTTCGCTAGCTTTACTCGGAGGTTTTATACGCGTGAACGGGACGGGCGGGAAGGGTGCATAAGGCTGAGGGAGAAAGCTGGTGAAAATATGGGGAAGGATAGGGGAGTTTGTGCTGATGGGTCGGGTTGAATGTTTCTGTGTTTGCTGATGGAATTATTCAGGCTAGCTCAGAGATACCTTACTTGCTTTCCACTTGAACTCATTTTCAACACTCCCGCGATAGGTAAATGTTTAGGACAATATTTCAATCTCATTTACACAACACTTCTTCCAGACCCGTCACGTTAAATTCAACCCCCCAATATTCAAATCAGTGACAttccaatcccaacccccctacaccaacccaaacatctcctcctcccaattcCCTCCTCTACCCCTCCGTAAAAACAATCACAGCCCCAACCTTCTGCACATTAGGAACATTGATGCAGATCCCGCtgttcccctccccaagctcAATCTGCTCAGAGCAGTCCTGCGTTCCAAAAAGTCTCCACTTGAACGTGCGGGGGTCGTCTTCCGGGAAGAGAAACCGGACGGCGGCGTTGTCGGGGGGTGCTTCGTCCCAGAGGGAGTTGACGTTGACgcaggcggcgagggtggtttCCCCTCCGGAGAGTGACTgcccgttgccgttgccgcaGCCGTCGGGCCACCACTCGATCAGGtagagggagttgggggggatTTCGGTTGCTTGGCGGGTCGTGAGGGAGTGccagctggggttggggcttgctggaggggggaaggaaggggtggcttgggtgagggggaggagggcggggaggagggtgatgggtttcatttttgttgtttgttgaaGTTATGATGACTGTAGGTGAAGGGGATAGATGGTCTGGAGGGAGTATAATGACAAGGTCCGAATCtttgatgagggagagaggcGGTCGATAGTCTTATAGTTCCGTTTCGGCCATCTCTCTTTGATTGTTGAGACCCAGACTCTAGGTATCACACCAAGGCTTTCCGGCCATGAtttccctcccttctcaaTCACACTCCCAACCCGGTCACAAGCCTCGTCCGCAACTTCACAACATCTACAGTCAAATTTCTCGGTGATACTTCCCTCTACCTTGTCAATCAAACCTCTACATCAACAACTGACGTCActctcaccttcttcacccccctcccacctccccgcaaaAAAAGATCTTGTGtcctccaaaaacaacccacTGTACCCCTGACAATGAACCCAAAGGAGCCTCCCCGAGTGTGGGGTTGAATCCTCCTACCGACGATTCCTCTCTTTATTGCTGGGAAAATCAAGTTTTGATCGTCTTGGTATTCAAAGCTTTTACACTTCTGAAAAAAAACCGCTGGCTGGTTCTAGTAAAGCGCCTGCATATCCGCCACGAGTGTCGAGAAGGGATTACAACAGAAGTAAGGCTGTAGCTGGACTGCGCCGCTGAGGCAAAACAGCTTCCCCGGAAACAACGGCACTACGGCACGTTTGCCTGTTGGTTGACCGTCGCCGTTGCACCGGCGCATGGAGGCTTAACGGCTGTTGGTTCACTGCTGCAGAAAACTAATGCGTGGGCTGAATGACCACCAGGGTGCCCGAACCTGGAAAGATTCAGTTGGCAAATCTGAAGCGGTGAATCTTTCCGATGATCGATCGGAGAATTTGCTAGGCGAGTGTCAGTTAGGCATAACCAGTCTTGTGGGTGGCAGGTTATGGGGAGGTGATAGTCATTGATTGACATCTGGGGGATTtgctgagcaggaggaggatggttaTTGGGGCCAATAGTAAGGAGTAAGTGTTGGGATCTACAGTGTTGATTTTTCAGCTGGTAAATCCGCCAGCCTAAGTTGAAGCCTTGGACAAACTTCTTCCCTTTGACTCTAAGTTGACCGTTCCTGCATCTAGTTATGCCTAGCATAAGGGGTATGGGCTGATATGTCGAAAAAAACCGGTTCAGCATGCCATCAGACTTGCTGTTAAGTCCCAACAAGCTCTATTGGTAAAGAGAACAACTCTTGGCTCTCGTATACCAAGCCTTATACGCCGCAGCTTCAGCCGCCAACACCATATCTGCCTGCAGGATGGGCAAAAGAGGGTGTGGACACACTGTAGCCTCGACGATTCAAGGGCAACTGACCTTGCATCGCCGATCTGTAGAGCCTCAAAAGTTGAGGATCAACAAGTTCATTCCCTAGAATGAACCCATACACTTGTGCGTCCTCCTCCATTGAGCCACGATGTCTCAAGAACCGACAATGTCTTCGTCCGAGACGGACATGTTAGGATACTCGAAGATACTTGTCGGTCACAACAATGACTTGCCAGGAACTTTGTGATGTCATCAGAATCAAAAGATTGGAGTTTTCGGCATCAAATCCGCGTCACCCGAAGATGATAGTCGAGGAAAACATCAAAATGTAAGAAGAGGAGATGGACAAAAGGAGAGAGCAGCTCGCCGTAAAGTTGGTATAAAGATCAAGAGATCTTCACTTTCACCAGGACCATTTCCATCTCCAGACCATCACACTTCCATCCATCTCAAGCCTTCTGAACAGTCAGAGCCCCTATCCCACCATGAAGAACGCCATCCTtctctccgccgccttggGCGTTACCTCAGCACAGGTTATCAACTGGTGCAAAGACGAGGATTGCTCCGACTGCCCATCCTCAGTCATTTCGGGAGAGTCGCGTGGTAAGTTGTGCTTCTCATGTCCTTCCCTCTGAAGACCGGAAAGCTGACCTCCTGAATGCAGTCCCCGAATGTGTCATCTATGACACCGATGTCGTCTTTGGAGGTCAAGGCTTCAACGAAGGCTCAGGCGGCAACCTTCTCTACGAGGTCTTTGGCAACTACGCCGACGCTccttgtgatgatgatggcccCGGCGCAATTCTCATCCGCTCTCCTGCCTCCCTAGCCAGCGTCGGCTGCGGCAATCTCAAGAAATGGCGCAATGATCCCGGCTGTGACCGCGCTCCcattgagatggaggagaccTTCATGGTCCAGTACTGCTGCGGCTTCGACGAGTGCAACCCTCTCGGAATCCCCTATgacaagaagaggaacaTCATGATTGGCGGCCACACCCGGCGCGATTCTTCACTCCCCTTCGGGATCTCTGCTCGAAGCTCCGGTAGCGGTGGGCTGTACTTGCAGTTCAAAAACGGcaccatcatccctcccaaGGAGGTCGGACACCCCCCCGAATCCCTTGCTGCCCGGGCCAGGAAGATGAACCGCCGCTGCGAAGGGTATGAGCAAGACTCCTATACCGCGAGTGGACAGCCTTACTACAAGACTTTTGAGACGGAACTTGTTGGTAGCACCATCGCCCCCTCGAGCGAAGACCGGACCATTGAGGTGAGGCATTCTCGCTCAGTTGAAGTCCGCACGACTTTCTCTGTGTCTGTCGGTGACCCGCTTGGAATTGTGTCGGCTTCGGTCGGGTTCGAGTTCGCCACGACTGAGACGCAGGAGATCACTTACCCGCTGTTGGTTCCTGCTGGAGTGAGCGGGACGGCTGGCTTCACGCCCGTGTACATTTGCACCAGCGGAACCTTGAGAGATTGTGATGGTAACACCACGAACGAGGAAGAGAGTTGCACGGCTTGGTTAAATGACAACGGAGATATCCAGGGGGATTGGCAGGTTGTGGAGTCTTGAGCATAGATGTGAGAGAAGAATAGTTCCGAAAGCTGAATCGTAAAGAGTTTGTAAACCTTATCATTTGATGTTTGTGTATGTTGGAGAGAAGCTGGGCTTGGGTCATGAAGAGCATCTCAAAATCTTGACAGGGACCAACAACCATGTGGCTCGTGCTGATGCTTGGTTTAGACCCCGCTTGGTCGACCCACTCCCAgccttgatggtggggttgatgagagcTTCGATGTTGATGATCCACACTTTTGACTTTGTGTTCCTCCACGTCAACTCTTGGTCAGCTGTTTCTCTACAAGCCTGGGAGAATCACAGACATTTCGATCACTGAGCGTTGTAAGTTGTGCTCACTGAAACATTCTAGAATTCCATAATAATTAACTCATACTCGGACCCCGTAACTCTCTTGATCGACGTTTGTGAAATGCCTCTCTTACTGGCTCTCCGGTGTCACAGCATGATCGACAGCTTATACAACAATAGGAACAATAGATTAAGGGGAATATATATATGATGTGCGAGGGGCGCAGCGGCTCGGATTGCCCTGGCCACTCAAATCGACACGCTCTCCGATAAGCTGCATGAGCTGTGCTTGTAGACCAAGCATGTTGCGGTGAAGCACGTTCCTCAACCTCATTTCGTGCCACGAGGGGCCTTGAGATATATATCGTGTGTTTTAACTGGCAAAATCTGGCGGTGAAACAATGGCTTCGCTGTAGTCGTTTGACATTGCCACACTTGCCGCCCCGTTGGTGCTCCCTCTTCGAGGCTTGAGCTACCACGCCGATTGTCGTTTGTGCAAAAGTTTCCGTCTGATTTTTCATTTCACCGCTGGGTAAACTATCTATCCTAGTTACCAACACAATCAGTTGGGTAGTTCAGCTGAGCTCAGCTGGACACATGCGGGGCGCCATATAATAGGAAAACCTCCGCTCTTTTCCTTCTGGGGACTTGCTACATTACACTTCTCAAAACCCACTATCCCCTGGGTCGTAGATAAGaacgacaacaccatcatgtcCAACCCTTTAGGTTTTGGGAACAGAAAATTCTCCATCAATAGGAACACGGGCGTTCCTAGACCTGCCCGCCGTTTCTCCAATACCGAGCCTGGTATCAACGGTATGCAAACACCATTTGTCTTGCCCCCAAGTCTTGGCGACAGTTACTGATGCAGTCCGCAGAGGCCAGTTCCAAGATCCACAGGCAGTTTCGTGCTGCTCATGAgggccatcttcctcatgcCGGTCTGGATGCCACCAGGGCTTCTACCGGTGTTGTTTGGTGTACTGAGCGAGCAGCCGAGCATGGCTTCCTCGATGAGCCTGACAAATGGGCAAACCTAGGTCGTATGTAACCCCCTTCATGTTCTTCTTGAAGCGTCACTAACAAACCCAACAGAGGGTGCCCCTGAAGTGGAAGATGACATTGAAGGCTGCTTCCCCCGGCCCAAGACCATTGACATCAGCCTCGGCAGCCGTGAATACGGCCCAACTGCCGGAATCAAGCCTCTCCGTGAAGCCGTAGCCAACCTCTACAACGCGATGCACCGCCAGGGCAAAACCAGCCAATACACCTGGGAGAACGTCGCCATCGTCCCCGGCGGCCGTGCTGGTCTCATTCGGATTGCCGCCGTTCTGAACAACGCCTACGTcggcttcttcatccccgACTACACCGCCTACAACGAaatgctctctctcttcaagAACTTCGCCGCCATTCCCGTCCCCTTGTCCGAGGAAGACGGCTACCACATCCACCCCGACAAGATCGCCGAGGAGATCGCCCGCGGCACctccgtcatcatcacctccaacccccgcaACCCAACCggcctcgtcgtcgccaacCCCGAGCTCGCCGAAATCCAAGACATCTGCCGTGAGCGCGCCACCCTCGTCAGCGACGAGTTCTACTCTGGGTACAACTACACCTCCAACTGCGACGgaacctccatctccgccgccgagaaCGTAATCGACgtcgacgaagacgacgtgCTCATCATCGACGGCCTGACCAAGCGGTTCCGCCTCCCAGGCTGGCGTGTCGCTTGGATCCTCGGCCCAAAGGAATTCATCAAAGCCATCGGCTCCTGCGGCTCCTACCTCGACGGCGGCACCAACGTCCCCTTCCAGGAGGCCGCCATCCCCATGCTCGAGCCGTCTctcgtcaagaaggagatgcaggCTCTTCAGCAACACTTCAAGGAGAAGCGTGACTATGTCGTCGAGCGCCTCCGCGGGATGGGATTTACTATCCGCCACGTGCCTGATTCCACGTTCTACATCTGGCTGAACCTCGAGGGGCTGCCCGGCCCGATCTCGGACGGGCTGAACTTTTTCCAGGCGTGtctcgaggagaaggtgattGTTGTTCCGGGGATCTTCTTTGACTTGAAcccggcgaggaggagggatttgtTTGATAGCCCGTGTCATCACTTTGTGCGGTTTTCGTACGGGCCCAAGATGGACGTGCTGAAGATGGGGTGTGATGGGAtcgagagggtggtgaacaAGTTTAAGAAGTTGGTTAGCCACCCCAACTATAAGTAAGGGTTTGCAGAcggggggatgatgatgatactGGGGAGAAGCAAAACAGGGAAGAGGTTAGGATAACAAAGCAAACTGGGCCTTTAGGTAGGAACACGGTCCTTAGTTAGAGTCAAATAGACGGTCACTCTTTGTTGCCGCATATGGCCTGAAGTTGATACACATCTCCCCCCTATCGTATATCCCTCCATTTATTATCTACAACTTCACCACCGGCGTCCtaaccaaccacaaccctaTCC from Podospora pseudoanserina strain CBS 124.78 chromosome 6, whole genome shotgun sequence carries:
- a CDS encoding hypothetical protein (EggNog:ENOG503PZZ6) — encoded protein: MKPITLLPALLPLTQATPSFPPPASPNPSWHSLTTRQATEIPPNSLYLIEWWPDGCGNGNGQSLSGGETTLAACVNVNSLWDEAPPDNAAVRFLFPEDDPRTFKWRLFGTQDCSEQIELGEGNSGICINVPNVQKVGAVIVFTEG
- a CDS encoding hypothetical protein (EggNog:ENOG503PWVB), with product MEETFMVQYCCGFDECNPLGIPYDKKRNIMIGGHTRRDSSLPFGISARSSGSGGLYLQFKNGTIIPPKEVGHPPESLAARARKMNRRCEGYEQDSYTASGQPYYKTFETELVGSTIAPSSEDRTIEVRHSRSVEVRTTFSVSVGDPLGIVSASVGFEFATTETQEITYPLLVPAGVSGTAGFTPVYICTSGTLRDCDGNTTNEEESCTAWLNDNGDIQGDWQVVES
- a CDS encoding hypothetical protein (EggNog:ENOG503PZP0); the protein is MHLKSRDAAVKMHSFSKATALAAASLLTLASAQTRLEIAEQALQNPNATRNITFNPYPDVLPLADLEWTWRVNISDSLTDPFNNRSDDFTVRTSYDLTWGGAPRNSTLAEALPELGNNSFCTVQFLLTDRGWPANITNLWTDEDTDDTSCVPILGPDCVNSIIRSTGLNNGGPCQNPGGTWTDAPECASSLGYMADSRLLPGRTFVDLSKARSGSMFFSLQSDEYSDLDNETIYENYHNAIHMMLVNAPVQLVRSLNGGFPTDAPKRLLCMRVNTSQREVDDDEDGNDGGNGGHGGDGGDGGDGGNDNEEGNEGGNGGGGDGGNSAGRDAANWWIMTGALLITAVIGAAF
- a CDS encoding hypothetical protein (EggNog:ENOG503NX3X; COG:E); this translates as MSNPLGFGNRKFSINRNTGVPRPARRFSNTEPGINEASSKIHRQFRAAHEGHLPHAGLDATRASTGVVWCTERAAEHGFLDEPDKWANLGQGAPEVEDDIEGCFPRPKTIDISLGSREYGPTAGIKPLREAVANLYNAMHRQGKTSQYTWENVAIVPGGRAGLIRIAAVLNNAYVGFFIPDYTAYNEMLSLFKNFAAIPVPLSEEDGYHIHPDKIAEEIARGTSVIITSNPRNPTGLVVANPELAEIQDICRERATLVSDEFYSGYNYTSNCDGTSISAAENVIDVDEDDVLIIDGLTKRFRLPGWRVAWILGPKEFIKAIGSCGSYLDGGTNVPFQEAAIPMLEPSLVKKEMQALQQHFKEKRDYVVERLRGMGFTIRHVPDSTFYIWLNLEGLPGPISDGLNFFQACLEEKVIVVPGIFFDLNPARRRDLFDSPCHHFVRFSYGPKMDVLKMGCDGIERVVNKFKKLVSHPNYK